From Variimorphobacter saccharofermentans, one genomic window encodes:
- a CDS encoding ABC transporter substrate-binding protein, with protein MALTGNWSEVFNTQPLGINGPSGAQIEVKEEATENIKVDADYSNADLKVFIFAQDHEKAVYQSLIDRFTESTGAKVTFEVTTSDEYNQKMLANKAAGDMPDIFYVGPEAVASYVDDGFVQPLDNLVDTSVVNDLWGSVGNAYRYDGKVAGTGEGSLYCLPKDFSTFAFAYNKDIFDAAGVAYPDPANPYTWEEFVEVCKALTKDTDGDGEIDQWGTANAFQWAFDAFLYTNGGHFLNDDYTKVVIDGQQEFIDAFQFFADLTCKYKVTPTVEQDTALGGYQRWLDGQIGFYACGTWDVGAFMDKNTFPYNWGLCGWPTGKTGVSMTRNGSVGFAISSDTKYPEAAAALITLFSTDLEGQRVLSGETTGASLQIPNIMSYAKGDFKAKIADGTIPYGDNVDVIFNYIEGTDKYQGIFVETNYTYNADWWSTFLGGGYEYVLTGEKTAAEYCAEIQPAMQEALDAANELKAAAQQ; from the coding sequence ATGGCATTGACAGGTAATTGGTCCGAGGTTTTTAATACACAGCCTCTCGGAATAAATGGACCTTCTGGAGCTCAAATTGAAGTCAAAGAAGAGGCAACTGAGAACATAAAAGTAGATGCTGATTATAGCAATGCTGATTTGAAGGTATTCATTTTTGCTCAGGATCATGAAAAAGCCGTATACCAGTCTTTGATTGATAGATTTACAGAAAGTACCGGAGCAAAGGTAACATTTGAAGTTACCACTTCAGATGAGTATAATCAGAAGATGCTTGCTAATAAGGCAGCTGGAGATATGCCTGACATATTCTATGTAGGACCTGAAGCGGTAGCCAGCTATGTAGATGATGGCTTTGTTCAACCTCTTGATAATTTAGTAGATACATCAGTAGTCAATGATCTTTGGGGTTCTGTAGGCAATGCTTATCGTTACGACGGTAAGGTTGCTGGTACTGGTGAAGGTTCCTTATACTGCTTACCGAAGGATTTCTCAACCTTTGCTTTTGCTTACAACAAGGATATATTTGATGCGGCAGGCGTAGCTTACCCGGATCCTGCAAATCCTTATACCTGGGAAGAATTCGTTGAAGTATGTAAAGCTCTGACCAAGGATACGGATGGCGATGGTGAAATCGATCAATGGGGTACTGCAAATGCATTCCAATGGGCTTTTGATGCATTTCTTTACACCAATGGAGGACATTTCCTTAACGATGATTATACAAAGGTAGTGATTGACGGACAGCAGGAATTCATCGATGCATTCCAGTTCTTTGCAGACTTGACATGCAAGTATAAAGTAACTCCTACCGTAGAACAGGATACTGCTCTTGGTGGATACCAGAGATGGTTAGATGGACAGATTGGTTTCTATGCATGTGGTACCTGGGATGTTGGTGCATTCATGGATAAGAATACCTTCCCTTATAACTGGGGTCTCTGCGGATGGCCTACAGGTAAGACTGGTGTGTCTATGACACGTAATGGTTCTGTTGGTTTCGCAATTTCTTCAGATACGAAATATCCTGAAGCAGCTGCAGCATTAATCACCCTGTTCTCCACAGATCTGGAAGGCCAGAGAGTACTCTCCGGTGAGACAACAGGAGCTTCCTTACAGATCCCGAATATCATGAGCTATGCTAAGGGAGATTTCAAAGCGAAAATTGCTGATGGAACTATTCCTTACGGTGATAATGTAGATGTAATCTTCAATTACATTGAAGGAACTGATAAATACCAAGGTATTTTTGTTGAAACAAATTATACCTATAATGCTGACTGGTGGTCCACATTCTTAGGTGGCGGTTATGAATACGTATTAACCGGAGAGAAGACAGCAGCTGAGTACTGTGCTGAAATTCAGCCTGCAATGCAGGAAGCACTCGATGCAGCGAATGAATTAAAAGCGGCAGCACAACAATAA